GTTTTCGTCGAAGCGGACGGCCTTGCCCGCATCGGAGAACAGCATCACGTCGTGCTTGCCGTCGGTCAGGTCGGCGCCGATCAGATAGTCGCCGTCATCCAGGTCGACGGCGATGATGCCCGCCTTGCGCGGGTTGGAGAAATCGGACAGCGGCGTCTTCTTGACGGTACCGCGCGAAGTCGCCATGAACACATAGTGATCGTCGCTGAACTCCTTGACCGGCAGCACCACGTTGACTTTTTCGCCGTCGGCCAGGGGGAACATGTTGACGATGGGCTTGCCGCGCGAGGTGCGCGTGCCTTGCGGCACTTCCCAGACCTTCAGCCAGTACACCCGGCCGCGGTTGGAGAAGCACAGCAGGAAATCGTGCGTGTTGGCGATGAAGAGCTGGTCTATCCAGTCGTCATCCTTCATGGCCGTGGCCTGCTTGCCGCGTCCGCCCCGTTTCTGCGCCCGGTACTCGGACAAGGGCTGGCTCTTGATGTAACCGCCATGCGACAGGGTGACCACCATGTCGGTCGGCGTGATCAGGTCTTCGGTATCGAGCTCGGTGGCGTTGAGTTCGACCTCGGAACGGCGCACGTCCTTGGCGGCGGTGGAGAACTCGGCCTTGATGGCCTGCAGTTCGTCGCCGATGATGACGGTAATACGCTCCGGTTTGGCGAGGATGTCCAGAAGATCGGCGATGGTAGCCATCACTTCCTTGTATTCGCCAACGATCTTGTCCTGCTCCAGGCCGGTCAGGCGCTGCAGGCGCATGTTCAGGATTTCCTGCGCCTGCGTATCGCTGAGCCGGTAGAGGCCGTCTTCCTGCATGCCATAGCTGGGCAGCAGGTCGTCGGGCCGATAGGCGGCGATGCCGCCGGGCGTGTCGCCATCCGCGCGCGTGAGCATTTCACGCACCAGGGACGAATCCCAGGAGCGCGCCATCAATTCCTGCCGCGCCACCGGCGGCGTCGGCGCCGCCTTGATGATGGCGATGAATTCGTCGATGTTCGCCAACGCCACCGCCAGGCCTTCCAGCACGTGGCCGCGTTCACGCGCCTTGCGCAGCTGGAATACCGTGCGCCGCGTCACCACCTCGCGGCGATGCTGCAGGAAGTACTCCACCATCTGCTTCAGGTTGAGCAGGCGCGGCTGGCCGTCGACCAGCGCCACCAGGTTCATCCCGAAGGTATCCTGCAGCTGCGTATTCTTATAGAGGTTGTTCAGCACGACCTCGGGCACTTCGCCGCGCTTGAGCTCGATGACCAGGCGCATGCCGTCCTTGTCCGACTCGTCCCGGATATCGGAAATGCCCTCGATCTTCTTTTCGTTGACCAGCTCGGCAATGCGCTCTTGCAGGGTCTTCTTGTTGACCTGGAAAGGAATCGCGTCGACCACGATGGCCTGGCGATTGCCCTTTTCCATGTCCTCGATGTGCGTCTTGGCGCGCATCACCACCCGGCCGCGTCCGGTACGGTAGCCTTCGCGCACGCCCGACAGGCCGTAGATGATGCCGCCGGTCGGAAAGTCCGGCGCCGGAATCAGCTCGATCAGCTCATCGACGCTGCATTCGGGATTGCGCAGGCAATACAGGCAGCCGTCGATGACTTCCTGCAGGTTATGGGGCGGGATATTGGTGGCCATGCCCACTGCGATGCCCGAACTGCCGTTGACCAGCAGGTTGGGCAGCCGCGACGGCAACAGCAGGGGTTCTTTCTCGCTGCCGTCGTAATTGGGGCCAAAGTCGACCGTTTCCTGATCGATGTCGGCCAGCAATTCGTGCGCAATCTTGGCCAGGCGGATTTCGGTGTACCGCATGGCGGCGGCGTTGTCGCCGTCGATCGAGCCGAAGTTGCCCTGCCCGTCCACCAGCATGTAACGCAGGGAGAAATCCTGCGCCATCCGGACGATGGAATCGTAGACGGCCTGGTCGCCATGGGGATGGTATTTACCGATCACATCGCCGACGATACGGGCCGATTTCTTGTAAGCCCGATTCCAATCATTGTTCAGCTCGTGCATCGCGAACAGTACGCGGCGGTGCACCGGTTTGAGCCCGTCCCGCACGTCTGGCAGGGCGCGCCCCACGATCACGCTCATGGCGTAATCGAGGTAGCTGCGACGCATCTCTTCTTCCAGCGATACCGGAAGCGTCTCCTTGGCGAAGGAATCCATATATATAAGTAAGTGGCGACTCGAGTGAAGCCCTGGCCGTGGCGACCCATGGCGACTTAGTGACCGACCCCATGGCCGAACCCAGCGGCTGGCCTGTGGGCTGGAACCCTTCCGCGGCCGTTGCCGGCATGGCGCGCCGCGCGGCATGCCCGCCGGGAAAACAGGAAATTCTATCATTGCGGGCCCGCAAGGCCGGGTCGCGCGGCGTCATTGCGCTCGGGAACAGCTGGCGCGGCGCTTGCTCATCCGAAGGCTACACAGGGCTGTCGCCCCCTGTTGCCAAAAACCAACATAGGGCGATCGCTCTGCGCTGAAATGCTCGAGTCCGGCATGAATGCACGGGTCAGGGCACGACAAATGCCTTAAGATTGTTTCCAGCACGCAGGAAACCCAGTCGCAATTCTTTGAACCTATTCTTGGCGTTGCTATACTGGCCCCGTTTTCCTGATAGCGGCGGGGGTTCGCTGCGAGTCACTTATCCAGCTTCAAGCTCAACGAGGAGAAACATGAACAAACCCTCCAAATTCGCTCTGGCGCTCGCGTTTGCCGCCGTTACGGCCTCCGGTGCTGCCTCGGCCCAGACCGTCGACAACTGGCGCAACCCGTTCGGCAACGTGTGGAAAAACGGCACCAACGAATTGTGCTGGCGTGACGCGTTCTGGACTCCCGCCACTGGCATCCCCGGTTGTGACGGTGTGCCGGTCGCGCAGGCTGCTCCCAAGGCGCCGGCCCCGACGCCGATGGCCGCCAAGGTGGTCTTCAACGCCGACACGTTCTTCGACTTCGACAAGTCGACGCTGAAGCCGGAAGGTCGCCAACTGCTGGATCAAGTGGCTCAGCAAGCCCAGGGCATCAATCTGGAAACGATCATCGCCGTCGGCCACACCGATTCGATCGGTACCGAAAAGTACAACCTGGCCCTGTCGCAGCGCCGTGCTGCTTCGGTCAAGTCGTACCTGGTGAGCAAGGGCATCCCCGCCGACCGTATCTACACGGAAGGCAAGGGCGAATCCCAGCCGATCGCCACGAACAAGACCGCCGAAGGTCGCGCGAAGAACCGTCGCGTGGAAATCGAAATCGTCGGTACCCGTCGCGCCGGTCAGTAATCCAGTCGGGCGCTACAA
This genomic interval from Bordetella genomosp. 8 contains the following:
- the gyrA gene encoding DNA gyrase subunit A; amino-acid sequence: MDSFAKETLPVSLEEEMRRSYLDYAMSVIVGRALPDVRDGLKPVHRRVLFAMHELNNDWNRAYKKSARIVGDVIGKYHPHGDQAVYDSIVRMAQDFSLRYMLVDGQGNFGSIDGDNAAAMRYTEIRLAKIAHELLADIDQETVDFGPNYDGSEKEPLLLPSRLPNLLVNGSSGIAVGMATNIPPHNLQEVIDGCLYCLRNPECSVDELIELIPAPDFPTGGIIYGLSGVREGYRTGRGRVVMRAKTHIEDMEKGNRQAIVVDAIPFQVNKKTLQERIAELVNEKKIEGISDIRDESDKDGMRLVIELKRGEVPEVVLNNLYKNTQLQDTFGMNLVALVDGQPRLLNLKQMVEYFLQHRREVVTRRTVFQLRKARERGHVLEGLAVALANIDEFIAIIKAAPTPPVARQELMARSWDSSLVREMLTRADGDTPGGIAAYRPDDLLPSYGMQEDGLYRLSDTQAQEILNMRLQRLTGLEQDKIVGEYKEVMATIADLLDILAKPERITVIIGDELQAIKAEFSTAAKDVRRSEVELNATELDTEDLITPTDMVVTLSHGGYIKSQPLSEYRAQKRGGRGKQATAMKDDDWIDQLFIANTHDFLLCFSNRGRVYWLKVWEVPQGTRTSRGKPIVNMFPLADGEKVNVVLPVKEFSDDHYVFMATSRGTVKKTPLSDFSNPRKAGIIAVDLDDGDYLIGADLTDGKHDVMLFSDAGKAVRFDENDVRPMGRNARGVRGMMLEDAQNVIAMLVAGDEEQSVLTATENGFGKRTSITEYTRHGRGTKGMIAIQTSSRNGKVVGAVLVQPEHEIMLITTGGVLVRTRVSEIREMGRATQGVTLISVDDGSRLSGVRRVVESDADLDVEADSEETQPPADSTDGEQATEPTEE
- the ompA gene encoding outer membrane protein OmpA, with amino-acid sequence MNKPSKFALALAFAAVTASGAASAQTVDNWRNPFGNVWKNGTNELCWRDAFWTPATGIPGCDGVPVAQAAPKAPAPTPMAAKVVFNADTFFDFDKSTLKPEGRQLLDQVAQQAQGINLETIIAVGHTDSIGTEKYNLALSQRRAASVKSYLVSKGIPADRIYTEGKGESQPIATNKTAEGRAKNRRVEIEIVGTRRAGQ